From one Nematostella vectensis chromosome 7, jaNemVect1.1, whole genome shotgun sequence genomic stretch:
- the LOC116618037 gene encoding NPC intracellular cholesterol transporter 2 gives MACISLVILSLLAFASSTQGRKISFKACESPAGKLVELDLEPCEEEPCTFHKGSNETCKATFVPNELVSSATIEVFGIIGGVQVPFPLKNPNVCENHGVKCPINAGDSATLDLNIYVSNLYPSLKLIIKFELKGGDNKLVFCGEFSAQIKSKADNGKRSIEEGIVVF, from the coding sequence ATGGCGTGTATCTCCCTGGTCATTCTCTCGCTGTTGGCTTTTGCTAGTTCCACTCAAGGGAGAAAGATCAGCTTCAAAGCTTGTGAGTCACCGGCCGGCAAGCTGGTCGAGCTCGACTTGGAACCTTGCGAAGAGGAGCCGTGCACTTTCCACAAGGGCAGTAACGAGACGTGCAAAGCGACGTTTGTTCCGAACGAACTGGTTTCGTCTGCTACTATCGAAGTGTTTGGGATTATCGGCGGCGTGCAGGTCCCTTTTCCGCTAAAGAACCCAAACGTGTGCGAGAATCACGGCGTGAAATGCCCGATAAATGCAGGGGACTCGGCTACTTTGGATTTGAACATTTATGTATCGAATCTCTACCCTTCTTTGAAGTTAATAATCAAGTTTGAGCTCAAAGGAGGAGACAACAAGTTGGTGTTTTGTGGGGAATTCTCGGCGCAGATCAAGTCTAAAGCGGACAATGGAAAGAGGAGTATCGAGGAAGGCATTGTGGTGTTCTAG